The following proteins come from a genomic window of Eubalaena glacialis isolate mEubGla1 chromosome X, mEubGla1.1.hap2.+ XY, whole genome shotgun sequence:
- the SOWAHD gene encoding ankyrin repeat domain-containing protein SOWAHD, protein MAEPRGAAKPAPKASFALTELSLRSAPQPRPLRVDTVSLGRYRGNATASREPPFHGSLMPSGTGSGRRRGALRELLGLQGAAPAGWLSEERPVEQSPGGPNGPSGSGLCLEPREHAWILAAAEGRFEVLQELLEVEPGLLLRGDPITGYTVLHWLAKHGRHEELILVHDFAQRRGLPLDVSAPGSGGLTPLHLAALQGHDMVVKVLVGALGADPTRRDHSGHRACHYLRPDAPWSLRELSGAEDWETAGGSERNNANNNSSGGGAACTPRRAPSAVGAPVVETTARAAAAPAKGKDSVGRRVAQIQGLFRHMFPFFQDR, encoded by the coding sequence ATGGCCGAGCCCCGAGGGGCCGCGAAGCCGGCACCCAAGGCCTCCTTCGCACTGACCGAGCTGAGCCTGCGGAGCGCCCCGCAGCCCCGCCCCTTGAGAGTGGACACCGTCAGCCTGGGCAGGTACCGGGGCAACGCCACCGCCTCCCGGGAGCCCCCCTTCCACGGCTCGTTGATGCCCTCGGGAACAGGCTCGGGGCGCCGGCGGGGAGCGCTGCGGGAGCTGCTGGGGCTGCAGGGGGCGGCTCCCGCCGGGTGGCTGTCGGAGGAGCGCCCCGTGGAGCAGTCCCCGGGCGGGCCGAACGGACCGAGCGGTAGCGGGCTATGCCTGGAGCCCCGGGAGCACGCGTGGATACTGGCGGCAGCTGAGGGCCGCTTTGAGGTGCTGCAGGAGCTGCTGGAGGTCGAGCCGGGGCTGCTCCTGCGGGGCGACCCGATCACGGGCTACACGGTGCTACACTGGCTGGCCAAGCACGGGCGCCACGAGGAACTCATCCTGGTGCACGACTTCGCCCAGCGCAGGGGGCTGCCGCTCGACGTGAGCGCCCCGGGTAGCGGCGGCCTCACGCCCCTCCACCTGGCGGCCCTGCAGGGCCACGATATGGTCGTCAAGGTGCTGGTGGGCGCCTTGGGGGCAGACCCCACGCGCCGCGACCACAGCGGCCACCGGGCCTGTCACTACCTGCGGCCCGACGCGCCCTGGAGCTTGCGGGAGCTGTCGGGGGCCGAGGACTGGGAGACGGCGGGCGGCAGCGAGCGTAACAACGCCAACAATaacagcagcggcggcggcgccgCGTGTACGCCGAGACGCGCCCCCAGCGCAGTGGGCGCGCCGGTCGTGGAGACAACGGCCAGAGCGGCGGCGGCGCCCGCCAAGGGGAAGGACTCCGTGGGCAGACGGGTGGCGCAAATTCAAGGCCTTTTCCGCCATATGTTCCCCTTCTTCCAGGACCGTTGA
- the RPL39 gene encoding large ribosomal subunit protein eL39 — MSSHKTFRIKRFLAKKQKQNRPIPQWIRMKTGNKIRYNSKRRHWRRTKLGL, encoded by the exons ATG TCTTCTCACAAGACTTTCAGGATCAAGCGATTCCTggccaagaaacaaaagcagaatcgTCCCATTCCCCAGTGGATTCGAATGAAAACTGGTAATAAAATCAG GTACAACTCTAAGAGAAGACATTGGAGAAGAACCAAGCTGGGTCTATAA